DNA sequence from the Octopus bimaculoides isolate UCB-OBI-ISO-001 chromosome 22, ASM119413v2, whole genome shotgun sequence genome:
CCCACCAGACATATACAATTCACTCAGTCATTCAGATCTAGAAATGTAATTAACTCTACCTTTTATCTCAATACATTTAGAAACTGAAGGGGTATTTGAAGTCTCAACCTCAATACTCTGTAGGAAGCAAGAGATGCATTTTATGTCTGGCTGAGAGGTATAACATTCCAATGCATCTGATTAAGCAAAAACTtgaaattctgtctgtgtgtAGACATATGAACAAATTTCTCTGGGCAAATTCTAGCAGCAGAATAGATGACCATAAACCCTATTCCAAACAAACCATTGACTATAGATACATAACAACAAGATACTGtagtaatttcttctctttatagAGAATATATGATGTATTATTACTGCATCATATACTTAACTACCACTGTTTCTCAGACagtagtctctctctttctcatctgtTATGAATGAGAAACAGACTGGTCATTTCTACATAGATATCCCCCATCTACCCATCAACAGCTCATCAATCCTCCACTGCCCATACTCCAGCTGTTATTACTTGACCAAAGCTGACCTTTAAAAATTGCTAATTCATCGTATTCTGTGCTTAACATTCCCCAAAACCCTTGTCAGGTCCTGCAagttctgttatatttttttattacttgaaAGATTCCATGTAGCAATAAACTCTTAGTAGCAACTGAATGAATCTTTATCTTTGaacattttatgtttgtgtgtatgcatgcatgtatgcataaacaaaaGATGGGTGAAAATGCTCAATAATACTAAGggaattattgtaatatttttacacaaagagacaaaaacaaattttcatttaaataattgtgaatataaatgtatacatacatatacacacacaggtacaatgTTGAATATATTTGGAACCTTTGGTTCCAAATCTTCTCTAAGTTATTGATTTTTCCAAACTAGGGTTGGTTACCTTGGTCAACACActctaaattaaatattaaatttacttaaataattaactGAAATACAGATACCTGTACATTTGTGCACATAATATGAAGTTCTGGACCATTAGTGTTCAAACAGAAAATTAGTGGTTGGCATTGTAccagtgtgttttgtgtgtgtgtatattagatagatagtgtattagtgtatataatgtatgtataatgtaaatgTGTTTCCCTTGTTTCAGACTTATGCTGCTGAAGGCAGGTTTACATTCACATCTCATTTAGCAGGTGAACATTTAGTATGTCTTCACTCCAATTCCTCTGCTTGGTTTTCCAGTGGTCAGTTGGTAAGTCctaccaattttcttttatttttttattctttgttgtttttgtttcttcttctttttcttgtctccACTTCCTATTAtggggaaaaaacaaacaaaaaacaaaccccCAAAAAACCAATTCTGTTCTTAAAATACTGGCATACTGACAAGTTTGTTGTGTCTTTTCAGAGGGTCCATCTTGACATCCAGGTTGGTGAACATGCTATTGATTATACACAAATTCAAACAAAAGAtaagttgagtgaactggaactaCGAATTCGGCAATTGTTGGATCAAGTGGAACAGGTTACTAAAGAACAAAATTACCAACGGGTGAGTATCTTGTATGATTGGCTCTAGTGTGAGTCTCTTTTCTGTTTAACTCAGGACTGAGTACCAAACCAAAGAGTGTCTTGGTATCTCTCTTGCACTTGTTTGATTCATTCAAGAAACAACtaagtttctttcttttacacaGTTCAGCCTATAcaagttaaccctttcgttactgtatttattttgagatactctgtgtttctttcaattactttaaatataacaaagaatttagtaaaataacttagttatcattgttagtgttaggaacataaattatgactaaggtttggtggaagattttaattcaaaacttttgaaaacaacatTTGTACTCaaagccagagccggtttcagccgggttggtaatgaaagggttaatgtatGAAAGcgaaaataggaattttggaaagaagtatctataaatgtagtttttaaacatcgagaGGCTATGGAAGTCCATCAGggtaaaatactaaaatacaggtgaaaaaaaattatcgagaaccactgctttaaataCTGAATCCAAATCTTGCCAAGACCAgctgtgtctttcatcctttccccactccacaataataaaagaaaaagtttcaagccttgtgctgaTGGTAGAAAATTATTCTGGTATATTCTCCAGTGGATTGCTAGAACTATCTGAACATGgaataaaatactttgcagttTTCAGTTGGGTCTCTCTGTACTCAGAGCCAAAAAACCAACTGTGGCACCACCTTAAAGTATTCCGTCAAATGAATCCATCCCAGTTCTTATTCAATCAGTCATTTCAgccaaaccaccaagttacaagGCTGTAAacaaactactactacttatcatagtttctgtctatcaaattcattcacaaggctttggttggtctgtggttttagtagacacttgcccaaggtgccatacagtgggactgaacccaaaatcagatatttgcaaagtaagcttctttactactgctttttctttttatgtatgtgtaaaattctttctaattcatCAAGGGCCACGGTGAACTGCATTGTTGGGTCagagtgaaatttattttattggcacgtaaaagcacccactacactcttggagtggttggcgttaggaagggtgtccagctgtagaaactctgctaaatcagattggagcctggtgtagccatctggttcaccagtcctcagtcaaatcgtccaacccatgctagcatggaatgcggacgttaaacgatgttgatgatgtcaGACAAGAGTTATGTACCTTCCTCTGCGACGCACACCACAAACTTATGGCTGTGGCCACAGTCTACTGGCTGAAATAGATACTTGCTTCCTGGTTTGTcatgaattaaccctttagcatttaaaccacccATATCTAGCcacaatattctacctgttttatattcaaactggccatatctggacTCTTATATCAactttacaatatcattctaaaattagCAGTTACCTCttcaaaacctcaaagctacaacaTAATACATGactaatacaaaacaatgtgaataaacaaacattacttttgacagaataatgtgaatgctaaagggttaaatttttctttccttcttctaaTTGCAGTTTCGTGAAGAAAGGTTCCGAATGACCAGTGAAAGCACCAATCAGAGAGTTTTATGGTGGTCTATTGCTCAAACCATTATCCTTATTATAACAGGGTTCTGGCAGATGAGACACTTAAAGAGTTTCTTTGAGGCAAAGAAACTTGTTTAATTCTATTTTCATCATggagaaaaaaaacctttatgaacatttttttttttttttttttaatgaacttaattttactaaattatttaaatattttaaccctTAGTATTGGAAGAGTtaacttgtttttgtttatttatattttttgtttttgttttctgatctgatcctcttcctcctcctcataccATCATTGTACATTTTCTCAAACATCTCTGTTGTAACACACGATGCCAACAAAGagtcaaaaaaaaaagtgttttcccCATTTTTCATAGTTGgtctgagaaaagaaaaaaaaaaagagaatttcaaaaataaaaataaaaatgtttttcaggNNNNNNNNNNNNNNNNNNNNNNNNNNNNNNNNNNNNNNNNNNNNNNNNNNNNNNNNNNNNNNNNNNNNNNNNNNNNNNNNNNNNNNNNNNNNNNNNNNNNNNNNNNNNNNNNNNNNNNNNNNNNNNNNNNNNNNNNNNNNNNNNNNNNNNNNNNNNNNNNNNNNNNNNNNNNNNNNNNNNNNNNNNNNNNNNNNNNNNNNNNNNNNNNNNNNNNNNNNNNNNNNNNNNNNNNNNNNNNNNNNNNNNNNNNNNNNNNNNNNNNNNNNNNNNNNNNNNNNNNNNNNNNNNNNNNNNNNNNNNNNNNNNNNNNNNNNNNNNNNNNNNNNNNNNNNNNNNNNNNNNNNNNNNNNNNNNNNNNNNNNNNNNNNNNNNNNNNNNNNNNNNNNNNNNNNNNNNNNNNNNNNNNNNNNNNNNNNNNNNNNNNNNNNNNNNNNNNNNNNNNNNNNNNNNNNNNNNNNNNNNNNNNNNNNNNNNNNNNNNNNNNNNNNNNNNNNNNNNNNNNNNNNNNNNNNNNNNNNNNNNNNNNNNNNNNNNNNNNNNNNNNNNNNNNNNNNNNNNNNNNNNNNNNNNNNNNNNNNNNNNNNNNNNNNNNNNNNNNNNNNNNNNNNNNNNNNNNNNNNNNNNNNNNNNNNNNNNNNNNNNNNNNNNNNNNNNNNNNNNNNNNNNNNNNNNNNNNNNNNNNNNNNNNNNNNNNNNNNNNNNNNNNNNNNNNNNNNNNNNNNNNNNNNNNNNNNNNNNNNNNNNNNNNNNNNNNNNNNNNNNNNNNNNNNNNNNNNNNNNNNNNNAGGACACAACAACCtgagcagaccgagtgcagatatgaacagcatatgggaactggtattaaggaaggataggagaatattaggcatatggcgtagtggttaagagcatgggctactaaccccaagattccaagttcaattccaggcagtgacctgaataataataataacaacaacattgaaaaataccttaggaatgagaacccaggttcgaaatttccccaagacacttaatgaaggctggagggtatatcagccgaaatgttgtgttaacaacaaacaagatgaggacaaatatctgtcaaatgtaaataatgtgcaagACAGGCGTGTCGGAGGAAACATGTCATGGTAGGAGAGAAATGggttcacatggatgatggctcacttgcagtCAGTAATTCTGCAAAGAAGGAGGCTTGAAAGTGCCACTATGAGAGgttgctaaatgtagagaatgcatgggagaaggagGGCCCAACAGAGGGGCCAAGTATCCAAACTGATAAAGCAATCGGGAagcactgctgagatgcttaagatACCtggtcacctgtatagttaatcaagTTGTCTAGAAGGGAGTTGTACCCAATGATTGGTGTGGCAGAATTAtactcaactgctacaaaggtaagggTGATTCcctagacagaaataattacagaggcatcaaattaCTGGaccatgggtgccagtcgtcgaatttaattcgattttgATTGCCtaaacaggtcttcgcaagcggagtttagtgtccaatgaaggaggaTACGTATGAGGAGGCTGGTATGCCACAGTTCTGATAGTCCACTCCAATATCTGAAGTTGTTTTGGCAATGGTCCTCATTGACAATATTTGGAACCTGTTGGATGAATTACAGTgatgtgtttcttatttctttgataCAGTTGAAACATACCTGTAATAAGCTTCTGATTCCATCTGAACTTTCCATTCAAAAGCTCCTGCAACATGTAGAAAGTTGCCAAAGTCTAAATCAGTGTTCTACAAATATGGCCACAACGACTGCAtatcttcttcatttcttgtaTCAGTATTTTATCTGCTGTGGGAAATctaaaagtaagaaaaagaaatttttaattggTTTGAAGAGAGGAATGTACTGATAATTAAATACTTcttgcaccatatatatatatatatatatatatatataNNNNNNNNNNNNNNNNNNNNNNNNNNNNNNNNNNNNNNNNNNNNNNNNNNNNNNNNNNNNNNNNNNNNNNNNNNNNNNNNNNNNNNNNNNNNNNNNNNNNNNNNNNNNNNNNNNNNNNNNNNNNNNNNNNNNNNNNNNNNNNNNNNNNNNNNNNNNNNNNNNNNNNNNNNNNNNNNNNNNNNNNNNNNNNNNNNNNNNNNNNNNNNNNNNNNNNNNNNNNNNNNNNNNNNNNNNNNNNNNNNNNNNNNNNNNNNNNNNNNNNNNNNNNNNNNNNNNNNNactatcacatatagaaaaattaacaattaaaagcacaataaatgagtataatataatacaaagtaaatatcataagataaagatgatatttactttgtattatattatactcatttattgtgcttttacttaataatttttctatatgtgataggggattttcatcgatgagttcatgaaccttggttcttttccctaaatttatatatatatatatatatcatcatcatcatcatcatcatttaatgcctgttttccaagctggcatcaTAAACACACAATAACTTTCCTTCAGCTTCTGTTCACAAAATTCCTCAACAAGGTACAcatggcccaaggctatagtacaagacgcTCAAGGTGCCACATCGAGGGACCAATCCAATACCATATGGTTATGAAGTGAACTTCTCaattacacagccatgccagcatctaaacacacacacctataatttAAATCTAATGGAGCTTCTTACCTTGAATCTTAATAATGTTGACTCTGTTTTACTTCACAAAACTGAGATATATTAGATGGGACTATCAATTCAATTCATTGTAGGTTTGCAAGATTGTTGTCGTTATCAACAGGCCTTGCATGCAAATGATTCTTGAGCAAATTCCATGTCAATAAAAATGTTCATTCATATCAGTCGGCAGTAGAAATTTTCAATGTAGAATTTCCTCAgaagtggaaaatattttaatatcagcagaagaatttataaaattccaaaatagataaaatttcaaatttggataccaaaattttatttatacttaCAGTATTTTATAAATACTCCAGTTGCAAAAAACCTGGAACTAAATCTAATGTCATATCAAAAGGAATTTTAATGGTGTTTGAAACTGAACTGAAAAGATTCTTCAACAGACTCCACCATTGGTTCTATCTTTCAGTGTTGGCAAACTGTGCCAGATTTTCTAAggcttgatgcctttcctgtcatcaaacCATACCTATTATTTTCCTATGGTCAGagatatttttcacagaagactggaaaagtACTCTACTATATGTATTCCAACCATGGATGCCTCTGTCAGTATCACTGCCACCAACAGTAAATACAGTGACCAAATGAACGACCTGTTGCAAGGGAAAACCTTCAAAGAACCacaaatatttttcacaaaaacaaaaaccaacaaaaacagtactatgtaaaaaaaaaaataaataaataaataaatttaaagacaaaattccaaaataaacaaacacacgaaAGTTtgtaaaaatttgatattttataatccAGTAAtacaattaattaatgaattaattaataaattaattaacccTTCAGATATGAGGAAGTGTATAAGGCAACATCTATGataaaggataggaaaatatagctgcataaataataatagatagaaatAAAACTGAGGAAAGAACAATAAGGGCAACGAAGAGGAAGgaaaattgttaaataaataaatgaagtcagAAGATGTTAGAGTTGAGGAGCTTATTGAGTATTATAACAGATATCTCGACTATAAAGAATagatttgtatgcgtgtgtgtgtatacatatatatatgtgtgtatacatatatatattatatatatgtgatcttctagcacattagcagtccacctagtggcctcctttatatatatttatatatatatttttatatatacatatacaataatcctttgagatctcagatattttttctgaatctccctgattcttttaatgtgcttgttacctggtattaaattgatattaattaatatccaattttttaccctattgtttaatttaattattattattattattattatatatatatatatataggtctaagAATCCACAAGATTGGGATATGATAATAAATACAATCATCAAAGTTAGATGGCAGGGAGTAgttgccattattatttatttttttccagacCAACTCTGATGAGTGCAGTTATTAGATAATTATCTAATATCCTATGTGAAACCCAGTCGGTAAGATCGGctgtaatggatctataatattgtgtactttgattaatatttatacacacatatatatatatatatatatatatgcacacacactaaaaggaaaaaaaattcacatCTTGTTCTATGTgaacatgtaaatacaaatgccaaatatatatatatataatatatatatatataatatatatatatatatatgaaaatcacAAACAATTAGTGATCTTGCTTATTTTTTCACTGATAAGAGAATAAGAATCAaaatgaacctatatatatatatatatatatatatatatatatacacacacacacacacacacattcactgctGATTCTTTATTTTGGCACATCTCATGAcaaattacttttcttttccaTACAAATAAATCTACTTTTCCAGAACAGAGGTGAAAGGTCAAAACATTCTACAAATTGCACAGAGAGAAAAGAGGTccaatgaatatgtgtgtgtgcatgtaggtgtgtatgtgtatagtatatgtgtatgtatatgtgtctgtgtgcatgtatatgtgtatatatacatatttataaaaagtaatcttattattaatagttaatatatatacatacacacacacacatattatatatatatatacacacacacacacatatacacagatagatagatagagatcagAGGCCAAATGGTTAAGTTCATTCCACAATCACGAGGTtgtaggttcaatctcactgcatctaggtgaaatattgttttctagtCCCTCAAGTTAACCCATGGTTTCTACGTAAAATCTGGAAGATGAAAGCTGTAGTTCTAAAGATACAGCCTTGTTACATACTGCATGACAAAGCTGATTCAGCTTGATAATTACAGTAAGGATAATTGGTGTCTGTCTAATGTTCAGGCACTTATATGTTAATTCAGGggtaggtgtacatatatatatgtgtgagaatatgtgtatatattc
Encoded proteins:
- the LOC106881183 gene encoding transmembrane emp24 domain-containing protein eca isoform X1, which translates into the protein MSTWSLFDFNHKMFSFQHLLLLICCWCYFATFSDALFFHIKETEKKCFIEELPDETMVVGKYKVEIFDKNVNKYVPTVHGLGIHVEVKDPEDKVVLSRTYAAEGRFTFTSHLAGEHLVCLHSNSSAWFSSGQLRVHLDIQVGEHAIDYTQIQTKDKLSELELRIRQLLDQVEQVTKEQNYQRFREERFRMTSESTNQRVLWWSIAQTIILIITGFWQMRHLKSFFEAKKLV
- the LOC106881183 gene encoding transmembrane emp24 domain-containing protein eca isoform X2 — its product is MSTWSLFDFNHKMFSFQHLLLLICCWCYFATFSDALFFHIKETEKKCFIEELPDETMVVGKYKVQVYDYAVKDYMPPVQDIGMHVEVKGPDDNVVLSRTYAAEGRFTFTSHLAGEHLVCLHSNSSAWFSSGQLRVHLDIQVGEHAIDYTQIQTKDKLSELELRIRQLLDQVEQVTKEQNYQRFREERFRMTSESTNQRVLWWSIAQTIILIITGFWQMRHLKSFFEAKKLV